The following coding sequences are from one Neodiprion lecontei isolate iyNeoLeco1 chromosome 7, iyNeoLeco1.1, whole genome shotgun sequence window:
- the LOC124295412 gene encoding uncharacterized protein LOC124295412 has protein sequence MELYSRNSRHRQAPRAPVRREHQSQPRISNNCARCRKRKPGNPKIPQHCPSCLCPPDVVRSSSGGLRGVEDMDEVLARFEELARDPREFGGPVIQQPSGRPTTNSVQGVKNCVRLHPKKPMSSLAVRQQRKSEQDQMLNVLYHDLMSSGLANEETTRAACAKYQTPIRSLRQRPNRRVERSRVDQSNHEVTDLDSDAVLRYFRDYNTPKGRSVGVSIQKEDEVGSKEMDLEDEEQRRQLEKDNRELNELSKEVRQFEMEKGGDTQWEKRRPGEDGDQLKRRVSFLPSKLPAATQNCEVNGNQDARSRSPSGDHGADGGNVQRKSTSLITQGNDEESGENLMGPEDYGKIQSRESSLSRDLKDILYPDPTYGRCLATPTTRISKNNDGQVIEANETRTGLSQSNKTTPGSTKKLVYAGGDLDLHASKSYIVDLIDRALSRELGTAIEERKVESVARPSQSEKEICVEIARALQGDCCSITYAQNCNAPEYVRHLKLLRWDYLNHIQDELRKLQNLERILDSYSPRQSLPLSQSSQASSSTEQKKHHQNII, from the exons ATGGAGTTGTACAGTAGAAACAGCCGGCATCGTCAGGCACCGCGGGCTCCAGTTCGCCGAGAACACCAAAGTCAGCCACGCATAAGTAACAACTGCGCAAGGTGTCGGAAAAGGAAACCAGGAAACCCTAAAATCCCGCAGCACTGTCCCTCTTGTCTTTGTCCTCCCGACGTCGTCAGATCATCGTCCGGCGGATTGAG gGGAGTCGAAGACATGGACGAGGTCCTTGCGAGGTTCGAGGAACTTGCCCGTGACCCCCGGGAATTCGGAGGTCCTGTGATCCAGCAACCGAGCGGAAGACCGACGACCAACTCTGTGCAGGGTGTGAAAAACTGCGTCCGACTTCATCCGAAGAAGCCGATGAGTAGCCTGGCGGTTCGTCAACAGCGGAAAAGCGAGCAGGACCAGATGCTCAATGTCCTTTATCACGACCTGATGAGCTCGGGTTTGGCGAACGAGGAAACGACCCGGGCAGCCTGTGCCAAGTATCAAACTCCCATCAGGAGTCTCCGACAAAGGCCAAATCGTCGAGTCGAAAGGAGCAGAGTTGATCAGAGTAACCACGAGGTTACGGACCTGGACAGCGACGCCGTGCTTCGGTATTTCCGGGACTACAATACCCCGAAGGGACGATCAGTGGGAGTCTCGATCCAGAAGGAGGACGAGGTCGGGTCGAAGGAGATGGACCTTGAGGACGAGGAGCAGCGAAGGCAGTTGGAGAAGGACAATAGAGAGCTTAACGAGCTCAGCAAAGAAGTCCGCCAATTCGAGATGGAGAAGGGTGGTGATACACAGTGGGAAAAAAGACGTCCCGGTGAGGACGGAGACCAACTGAAACGTAGGGTTAGTTTTCTGCCGAGTAAACTTCCGGCCGCAACGCAGAATTGCGAGGTCAACGGGAACCAGGACGCCAGGAGTAGGAGTCCTTCGGGCGATCATGGGGCTGATGGTGGTAACGTGCAGCGCAAGTCGACGTCCTTGATTACTCAAGGCAACGATGAGGAATCAGGGGAGAATTTAATGGGCCCTGAGGATTACGGCAAGATCCAATCTCGAGAATCCAGCTTGTCCCGGGATCTCAAGGATATTTTATACCCTGATCCTACCTACGGTAGGTGCCTCGCAACTCCGACAACTCGGATCTCCAAGAACAACGATGGGCAGGTCATTGAGGCTAACGAAACTAGGACTGGTCTATCTCAGAGCAACAAAACTACACCTGGGAGTACAAAGAAGTTGGTCTATGCTGGGGGTGACCTTGACTTACATGCCAGCAAAAGCTACATCGTTGATCTGATCGACAGAGCTTTGAGCAGGGAACTCGGCACTGCTATCGAAGAGAGAAAG GTGGAAAGCGTCGCACGTCCGAGTCAGTCGGAGAAAGAAATTTGCGTTGAAATAGCGCGGGCTCTTCAGGGTGACTGCTGCAGTATAACTTACGCCCAAAATTGCAACGCGCCCGAATACGTAAGGCATTTGAAATTACTGCGGTGGGATTATCTTAACCACATTCAGGACGAGCTGAGGAAACTGCAAAACCTCGAAAGGATCTTGGATTCTTATTCGCCCAGACAATCGCTTCCTCTTTCACAGTCGTCTCAAGCCTCTTCTTCGACCGAACAAAAGAAACACCATCAAAACATTATATGA